One Ethanoligenens harbinense YUAN-3 genomic window carries:
- a CDS encoding CvpA family protein: MSVLLDALTVLIILATIWLSYRRGFLYTIIGLVGYVLSVLAALALSVPLGAWIYTHLLQNLLLANAKNYIAGQTLSSFTETFGQSVRQFAPGLNLSTLFQQGAGQLANAAIQAVVQPIGMTIGRGIAFIVLFFLFIAAVHIFENLSLAISHVPILGTLNRIGGALLGFVKAVLVLFVLCTLISALLPALAFSSFPLTSSVIDHTTVFKFFYQMNPFAKIL; encoded by the coding sequence ATGAGCGTTTTGCTTGACGCCCTGACTGTTTTGATTATCCTTGCCACCATCTGGCTATCCTACAGACGAGGCTTTCTTTATACCATCATCGGTCTGGTGGGATACGTTCTGTCCGTGCTGGCGGCGCTGGCTCTCAGCGTGCCGCTGGGCGCATGGATCTACACCCACCTGCTGCAAAACCTGCTGCTTGCAAACGCCAAAAACTATATTGCGGGGCAGACGCTGTCGTCTTTCACGGAAACATTCGGGCAGTCTGTGCGGCAGTTCGCACCGGGGCTGAATCTCTCCACTCTGTTTCAGCAGGGGGCCGGGCAGTTGGCCAACGCCGCCATCCAGGCGGTGGTGCAGCCGATCGGGATGACCATCGGGCGCGGCATCGCGTTCATCGTACTGTTTTTTCTGTTCATCGCGGCCGTGCATATCTTTGAAAACCTGTCGCTGGCGATCTCTCATGTGCCCATCCTCGGCACGCTCAACCGCATCGGAGGCGCCCTGCTCGGTTTTGTCAAAGCCGTGCTGGTGCTGTTCGTGCTCTGCACGCTGATCTCGGCGCTGCTGCCTGCGCTGGCTTTTTCCAGTTTTCCGCTCACCTCTTCCGTGATTGACCATACGACCGTATTCAAATTTTTCTATCAGATGAATCCATTTGCAAAAATATTGTGA
- a CDS encoding isochorismatase family protein, whose amino-acid sequence MYTIKELADLAGVTPKALRVYEEKKLLFPVKRSEAGYRLYDASSLHTLSKICMLKQYQFSLSKIVELLQLADDALNQELKLQVGKMLNDAGHYQTMAAKLNANMLSSQNTDTKFALLVVNMQNDFTYGSLGFAAAKSLITPISQFIDHAHSKDIPVIFLNDCHDENDQREFYIWGKHAVKGSEGAKICSDFKIRSTDYFIDKHYYSGFVDTDLLILLNRLQVNHLFVLGLDSNICIYHTIADAFNYGFETTLLADLTAAEYTTDYQSSLSFIRGNFKTELKDSMKEQFETQQY is encoded by the coding sequence ATGTATACAATTAAAGAACTTGCTGATTTGGCAGGCGTCACCCCCAAAGCACTGCGCGTCTATGAAGAAAAAAAACTGTTATTCCCTGTTAAGCGCTCCGAAGCTGGTTATAGGCTGTATGATGCATCCAGTCTACACACCTTAAGCAAAATATGTATGTTAAAGCAATATCAGTTTAGTCTATCAAAAATAGTGGAATTGCTGCAACTCGCCGATGACGCGTTAAATCAAGAACTAAAGCTGCAAGTTGGCAAAATGCTAAATGACGCAGGCCACTATCAAACAATGGCAGCAAAGTTAAATGCCAATATGCTATCCAGCCAAAATACTGATACTAAATTTGCTTTGCTTGTCGTCAACATGCAGAATGATTTCACTTATGGAAGTCTGGGGTTTGCGGCAGCGAAATCTTTGATAACTCCCATTTCCCAATTTATCGATCATGCACATTCTAAGGATATTCCCGTTATCTTTTTGAATGATTGCCATGATGAGAACGATCAAAGAGAATTTTACATTTGGGGTAAACACGCTGTAAAGGGAAGCGAGGGAGCGAAAATATGCAGCGATTTTAAAATTCGTTCAACGGATTATTTTATAGACAAGCATTATTACAGCGGTTTTGTTGATACGGATTTGCTGATTTTGCTTAATCGTTTACAAGTAAACCACCTTTTTGTATTGGGCTTAGATAGTAATATTTGTATTTATCACACGATTGCAGATGCGTTTAATTATGGATTTGAAACCACTTTGTTGGCCGATTTGACGGCAGCGGAATATACAACAGATTACCAATCTTCCTTGTCTTTTATTCGCGGAAACTTCAAAACCGAATTGAAAGATTCTATGAAAGAGCAATTTGAAACGCAGCAATATTGA
- a CDS encoding SRPBCC domain-containing protein, whose amino-acid sequence MKEIRTEIRIEAGAEKVWKILTDFDRFPEWNPFMRYLKGAPTEGTQIEVKLVPPGSKGVIFKPKVLRFEKKQEFRWLGHTGLPGLFDGEYIMELAENPDGSTQFVQREKFTGVLVPFLSSSLDGSTKTGFELMNQKLKQLCEG is encoded by the coding sequence ATGAAGGAAATTCGCACAGAAATACGAATCGAAGCAGGTGCGGAAAAGGTGTGGAAAATCCTCACCGATTTTGATCGTTTCCCCGAGTGGAACCCATTTATGCGCTATTTGAAGGGGGCCCCGACGGAGGGCACACAGATTGAAGTGAAATTGGTTCCTCCCGGTTCGAAAGGGGTCATTTTTAAACCGAAGGTACTGCGCTTTGAAAAAAAGCAGGAATTCCGCTGGCTGGGACATACTGGGTTGCCCGGGCTGTTCGACGGAGAATATATCATGGAATTGGCTGAAAATCCCGATGGCTCCACGCAGTTTGTCCAACGGGAAAAATTCACCGGTGTTTTGGTGCCGTTTCTATCAAGCTCGCTGGATGGCAGCACTAAAACAGGCTTTGAGTTAATGAATCAAAAACTCAAGCAGCTTTGCGAAGGATAG
- a CDS encoding Mrp/NBP35 family ATP-binding protein has protein sequence MSECKNCPSAEGCESKEKGGCSFEALNTFSSIRHVVAVMSGKGGVGKSSVSVLLAREMLRRGKKVGILDADITGPSIPRLVGIPAGSHCQQNDKGILPILSGDGIAVVSLNFFLANENDPVIWRGPMLSGAVKQFWTDVYWGDLDYLFIDMPPGTGDVVLTVMQSMPLSGAVVVSTPHDVASMVVAKSVHMAHKMGIHVLGVVENMAYIRCPDCGKQIRLFDEAPLHALLAETHLPLLGSLPMLPEVAALSRGDGEPLDKDTAATLADIGGLLEKALDVPACP, from the coding sequence ATGTCGGAATGCAAAAACTGTCCCTCGGCGGAAGGCTGCGAAAGCAAGGAGAAAGGCGGCTGTTCATTCGAGGCGTTAAATACATTCAGCAGCATCAGGCATGTCGTTGCCGTGATGAGTGGCAAAGGCGGCGTGGGCAAATCCAGTGTGTCGGTACTGCTGGCGCGCGAAATGCTGCGACGGGGTAAAAAAGTGGGTATACTGGACGCGGATATCACCGGTCCGAGCATCCCGCGCCTGGTGGGCATCCCGGCAGGCAGCCATTGCCAGCAGAACGACAAGGGCATCTTACCCATCTTGAGCGGGGATGGTATTGCCGTGGTTTCGCTCAACTTTTTTCTGGCCAATGAGAACGATCCCGTCATCTGGCGCGGGCCGATGCTCTCGGGCGCGGTCAAGCAGTTCTGGACGGATGTCTATTGGGGCGATCTGGATTATCTGTTTATTGATATGCCGCCGGGCACGGGCGATGTGGTTCTGACCGTAATGCAGTCGATGCCGCTTTCGGGCGCGGTGGTGGTGTCCACCCCGCATGACGTGGCTTCGATGGTGGTGGCAAAATCCGTGCATATGGCACATAAAATGGGCATCCATGTGCTGGGTGTGGTAGAGAACATGGCATATATCCGTTGCCCGGATTGCGGCAAGCAGATTCGGCTGTTTGACGAGGCGCCTCTGCATGCCCTGTTGGCTGAGACCCATTTGCCGCTGCTTGGCAGCTTACCCATGCTGCCTGAGGTGGCAGCCCTTTCGCGTGGGGACGGGGAGCCGTTGGACAAAGATACGGCTGCAACGCTCGCGGACATCGGCGGACTTTTGGAGAAGGCGCTGGATGTGCCTGCCTGCCCGTAA
- a CDS encoding CDP-alcohol phosphatidyltransferase family protein translates to MTKHVSFKSFGIPNWLSVLRLALIPVFIVVFFSSHPHAGLAAAIILGISGLTDVLDGIIARRFHMTTELGKILDPFADKLTQGTVCVCLVIGRVAPWWLFVIFIAEMLMIVAGARMLHAGRAISGAKWFGKTATVVFYFVMVSIIVFRPARSMTDILIGISLLFMLFSFIMYIPVFIRLASKNGRKG, encoded by the coding sequence ATGACAAAACACGTTTCGTTCAAATCGTTTGGCATACCAAACTGGCTGTCTGTTCTCCGCCTTGCGCTCATCCCTGTTTTCATCGTCGTCTTTTTTTCATCGCACCCGCATGCCGGACTGGCCGCCGCGATCATCCTCGGCATCTCCGGCCTGACGGACGTGCTGGACGGCATCATCGCCCGCCGTTTTCACATGACGACGGAACTGGGAAAGATTCTGGACCCGTTTGCCGACAAGCTGACACAAGGCACCGTCTGCGTTTGTCTGGTGATCGGACGGGTGGCGCCGTGGTGGCTGTTTGTGATCTTCATCGCCGAGATGCTGATGATCGTGGCCGGAGCACGGATGCTGCATGCCGGCAGGGCAATCTCCGGCGCCAAATGGTTCGGAAAGACGGCTACCGTCGTTTTCTACTTCGTGATGGTCTCCATCATCGTTTTCCGGCCCGCGCGGAGCATGACCGATATTTTGATCGGCATCAGCCTTTTGTTCATGCTTTTTTCATTTATTATGTATATACCTGTATTTATAAGGCTTGCATCAAAAAACGGCCGCAAAGGCTGA
- a CDS encoding DUF5711 family protein, with translation MKTTTGGDTGHMAEDRLIFYKDLREARRRQISRRRQRIIALAAAFIVALLLFVNWDNFVPPEATEAIQNFFTNSSANHFPISLSSGDFKGAAAMGGNLGVLTDTSFFLYSSAGTQLVWRQHGMNDPQISAAGGRALLYDRGGKQYRVERRFDEPVSANAASPIVSGEMGASGNFALATESNAYLGELIVYDAQGKTIFHWYDTAGRILAAALSPDGSSVAAIEIGAQNGSISSTVVVFRLDSTKPIAKKQVDGTLLFSIQYNSNGRITAVGDNQALYFDGSGKQTGAYPYGTKQLACYSNQDGSTVLVFDHYENQTAASLLVPLVAGDKLLSAKSVSINGRIDSVYAGSSGITCLSPGMIWRGDQSGNPLATISANGDKLAAVMQSNVCFVFGSQSILRYPLKK, from the coding sequence GTGAAAACGACAACAGGCGGCGATACCGGGCATATGGCGGAAGACCGTCTGATTTTCTATAAAGACCTGCGCGAGGCCAGACGGCGCCAGATCTCACGCAGGCGGCAGCGAATCATCGCATTGGCCGCCGCCTTCATCGTGGCGCTGCTGCTCTTTGTCAACTGGGACAATTTCGTCCCGCCGGAAGCCACCGAGGCCATCCAGAACTTTTTCACCAATTCTTCCGCCAATCATTTCCCCATCAGCCTGTCGAGCGGGGATTTCAAAGGCGCGGCCGCCATGGGCGGCAATCTCGGCGTACTGACCGACACCTCGTTTTTCCTCTATTCCAGCGCGGGCACCCAACTGGTGTGGCGGCAGCACGGCATGAACGACCCGCAGATTTCGGCCGCGGGCGGGCGCGCACTGCTCTATGACCGGGGCGGCAAGCAGTACCGGGTGGAGCGGCGGTTCGACGAACCGGTATCTGCAAACGCCGCGTCGCCCATTGTTTCCGGCGAGATGGGCGCATCCGGCAATTTTGCCCTTGCGACCGAATCAAACGCGTATCTGGGCGAGCTGATCGTGTATGACGCGCAAGGCAAGACCATCTTTCACTGGTACGATACGGCGGGGCGCATCCTTGCCGCGGCCCTCAGCCCGGACGGCTCCTCGGTCGCCGCCATCGAGATCGGTGCGCAGAACGGCAGCATCTCCTCCACCGTGGTCGTTTTCCGGCTGGACAGCACCAAGCCCATCGCCAAAAAACAGGTGGACGGCACGCTGCTGTTTTCCATACAATACAACAGCAACGGCCGCATCACCGCTGTGGGCGACAACCAGGCCCTGTATTTTGACGGCAGCGGCAAGCAGACCGGCGCCTATCCCTACGGCACCAAGCAGCTTGCCTGCTACAGCAACCAGGATGGCTCCACCGTACTGGTGTTCGACCATTATGAAAACCAAACGGCCGCTTCGCTGCTGGTGCCGCTCGTTGCGGGCGACAAGCTCCTTTCCGCAAAATCCGTCAGCATAAACGGACGGATAGACTCGGTCTATGCGGGTTCGTCCGGCATTACATGCCTTTCCCCCGGCATGATCTGGCGGGGCGATCAGAGCGGCAATCCTCTGGCCACAATCAGCGCCAACGGCGATAAGCTCGCCGCCGTGATGCAGAGCAATGTCTGTTTCGTATTCGGATCGCAGAGCATCCTCCGCTACCCGCTGAAAAAATAA
- a CDS encoding ATP-dependent Clp protease ATP-binding subunit, producing the protein MYCSRCKKRIAVVFITRVENGKTINDGLCIQCARELGIKPVNDLVEKMGVSDEDLENMGNELENLIAGSSAEGENAGGSAASPFPFLENLFQGANTGNGGSGNEKTREPKTRDTKTVKHKYLDSYCINLTGKAEDGKIDRIVGREREIYRVEQILCRRTKNNPCLIGEPGVGKTAIAEGLALKIASGDIPPRLADREIYLLDLTALVAGTQFRGQFEGRIKGLVDEVKKAGNIILFIDEVHNLVGTGDAEGSMNAANILKPALSRGEIQVIGATTFEEYRKYIEKDAALERRFQPVKVQEPSLDETLEVLKGIRDYYERFHGVRIPEELLEHIVIYSERYITDRFLPDKAIDLLDESCSCAALRNKAASELAGVERELTNLKTQEEQLIQTEGQDIYKQLADVKSEECRLLAKAQGLRDAAGDIAVTEDDLAHVIELWTGIPASRVQEQEFKRLATLQETLKKKIIGQDEAVEAVSLAIRRSRVQISPRRRPASFIFVGPTGVGKTELVKVLSAELFDQPDSLIRLDMSEFMEKHSVSRIIGAPPGYVGYDEAGQLTEKVRRKPYSVILMDEIEKAHPDVLNVLLQILDDGHVTDSHGRKVNFENTVIVMTSNAGSDKRTNSLGFNREPVVVAKERAQKALADFLRPEFLSRIDEIVVFRPLTEEDFGKIAGLMLNELKTSLAQKNMELLWDDALIAALVKKSVGGKFGARDLRRNVRREIEDKVAELLVTFCDRQIKTFSFSAENDSITATAI; encoded by the coding sequence ATGTATTGTTCCCGTTGCAAAAAACGTATCGCCGTTGTGTTCATTACCCGCGTGGAAAATGGCAAGACCATCAACGATGGCCTTTGTATCCAGTGTGCTCGTGAACTTGGCATTAAACCCGTGAATGATTTGGTGGAAAAAATGGGTGTATCGGATGAAGACCTCGAAAATATGGGCAACGAACTCGAAAACCTGATCGCAGGCAGCAGCGCCGAGGGTGAAAACGCGGGCGGCTCCGCGGCTTCCCCATTTCCGTTCCTGGAAAACCTGTTTCAGGGAGCCAACACGGGAAACGGCGGTTCGGGCAATGAAAAAACACGCGAGCCCAAAACCCGCGACACCAAAACCGTTAAGCACAAATATCTGGACAGTTACTGCATCAACCTGACCGGCAAGGCTGAAGACGGCAAGATCGACCGCATCGTCGGCCGCGAACGCGAGATCTACCGCGTGGAGCAGATCCTGTGCCGACGCACCAAAAACAACCCCTGCCTCATCGGTGAGCCGGGCGTGGGCAAAACCGCCATTGCCGAAGGCCTGGCACTGAAAATCGCTTCGGGCGACATCCCACCCAGGCTGGCCGACCGGGAAATCTACCTGCTGGACCTGACCGCTCTTGTGGCGGGTACACAGTTCCGCGGGCAGTTCGAAGGCCGCATCAAGGGCCTGGTGGATGAAGTGAAAAAAGCCGGCAACATCATCCTCTTTATTGACGAAGTGCACAACCTGGTCGGCACGGGCGATGCCGAAGGTTCCATGAATGCCGCCAATATCCTCAAGCCGGCGCTTTCCCGCGGGGAAATCCAGGTCATCGGCGCCACCACCTTTGAAGAATACCGGAAGTATATCGAAAAGGATGCAGCGCTTGAACGCCGCTTCCAACCGGTGAAAGTACAGGAGCCTTCGCTGGATGAGACTCTGGAAGTCCTCAAGGGCATCCGGGATTATTATGAACGTTTCCACGGCGTACGCATTCCGGAAGAACTCCTGGAGCACATTGTGATTTATTCGGAGCGGTATATCACCGACCGCTTCCTGCCGGACAAAGCCATCGACCTGCTGGATGAATCGTGCTCCTGCGCGGCTCTGCGCAACAAAGCCGCCTCGGAGCTGGCGGGGGTGGAACGCGAGCTCACCAACCTGAAAACGCAGGAAGAACAGCTCATCCAGACCGAAGGGCAGGATATCTACAAACAACTGGCCGACGTAAAAAGCGAGGAATGCCGCCTGCTGGCCAAAGCGCAGGGCCTGCGCGATGCCGCCGGTGATATCGCCGTGACGGAGGACGATCTAGCCCACGTCATCGAACTCTGGACCGGGATACCGGCCTCACGTGTACAGGAGCAGGAATTCAAACGTCTGGCGACTCTGCAGGAAACGCTCAAGAAAAAGATCATCGGGCAGGACGAAGCGGTGGAGGCCGTTTCGCTGGCCATCCGCCGCAGCCGTGTCCAGATCAGCCCCCGCCGCCGCCCGGCCTCGTTCATCTTCGTCGGCCCCACCGGCGTGGGCAAAACAGAACTGGTTAAGGTTCTGTCGGCCGAGCTGTTCGACCAGCCCGACTCGCTCATTCGGCTGGATATGTCGGAGTTCATGGAAAAGCACTCGGTTTCCCGTATCATCGGGGCGCCTCCGGGATATGTCGGCTATGACGAAGCCGGCCAGCTTACCGAAAAAGTACGCCGCAAGCCGTATTCGGTCATTCTGATGGACGAAATTGAAAAAGCGCATCCCGATGTGCTCAATGTTCTGCTGCAGATTCTGGACGACGGACATGTGACCGACTCGCACGGACGCAAGGTCAACTTTGAAAACACCGTCATCGTGATGACGTCCAACGCCGGTTCGGATAAACGGACGAATTCACTTGGCTTTAACCGCGAACCGGTCGTGGTCGCGAAAGAACGCGCACAGAAAGCGCTGGCTGATTTCCTGCGCCCCGAATTCCTGAGCCGTATTGATGAAATCGTGGTGTTCCGCCCGCTCACCGAGGAGGATTTCGGCAAGATCGCCGGCCTGATGTTGAACGAACTGAAAACCTCGCTCGCACAGAAAAACATGGAGCTGCTTTGGGACGATGCGCTGATCGCCGCACTGGTCAAGAAATCGGTCGGCGGTAAATTCGGCGCACGTGACCTGCGCCGTAATGTCCGCCGAGAAATCGAAGACAAGGTGGCCGAACTGCTGGTCACATTCTGCGACCGGCAGATCAAAACGTTTAGTTTTTCCGCCGAAAACGACAGCATCACCGCTACAGCTATATAA
- a CDS encoding cysteine hydrolase family protein, giving the protein MANYALILVDMLNDFVTGALGCDRGRVIVPDLIKLTNAAREHGIPVIYSNDSHLKGIDHELKLWGDHAIRGTKGAEVIPELTPQETDYVIPKRRYSGFYQTDMQLLLSELHVDSVIITGLHTHMCCRHTSADAYYLGYNIVVPKETTNSFTEEDYDYGLKYLKEVYGANICALDDLIKSFD; this is encoded by the coding sequence ATGGCAAATTATGCGCTGATTTTGGTGGATATGCTCAATGATTTTGTGACAGGTGCGTTAGGTTGTGACAGGGGACGCGTAATTGTCCCCGATCTGATCAAGCTGACAAATGCGGCAAGAGAGCACGGTATACCGGTCATTTATTCAAATGACAGTCACTTAAAAGGAATCGACCATGAACTGAAACTTTGGGGCGACCATGCAATTCGTGGCACAAAAGGCGCGGAGGTAATTCCGGAACTTACCCCTCAAGAGACTGATTATGTGATCCCGAAAAGACGGTATAGCGGATTTTATCAGACAGATATGCAATTGCTTTTAAGCGAGCTCCATGTAGACAGCGTCATTATTACCGGATTGCATACGCACATGTGTTGCCGACATACAAGTGCAGATGCCTATTATCTGGGATATAACATTGTTGTTCCAAAGGAAACAACCAATTCCTTTACAGAAGAAGATTATGACTATGGATTAAAGTATCTGAAAGAGGTTTATGGAGCGAATATTTGTGCCTTGGACGACTTGATTAAGTCGTTTGATTGA
- the truA gene encoding tRNA pseudouridine(38-40) synthase TruA encodes MRNILLLLRFDGAAYHGWQVQKNGVTVQEVLQNALETVLRHRPPVTGCSRTDAGVHALAYACNFRTEHTIPCQNLVRALNACLPDDIAVFACREVPPDFHARYSAHEKEYVYRILNAPARDPFWRGRALHVPYPLDEAVMDKAARGFLGTHDFAGFRAAGSDVKDTVRTVFHSGVQRDGDLVLFRVRADGFLYNMVRIMVGTLLYTAQDKLQPADILAVIDSRDRTAAGPTAPAHGLYLNRVFYDETGWPAE; translated from the coding sequence ATGCGCAACATTCTGCTGCTCCTGCGCTTCGACGGCGCAGCCTATCACGGCTGGCAGGTGCAGAAAAACGGCGTGACCGTACAGGAAGTCTTGCAGAACGCACTGGAAACCGTGCTGCGTCATCGCCCACCGGTGACGGGATGCAGCCGCACCGACGCGGGCGTGCATGCGCTCGCCTATGCCTGCAATTTCCGTACGGAACACACCATTCCATGCCAAAATCTTGTTCGCGCACTCAACGCCTGCCTGCCGGACGATATTGCGGTGTTTGCCTGCCGTGAGGTACCACCCGATTTTCACGCCCGCTATTCCGCACACGAAAAGGAATACGTCTACCGCATCCTCAACGCACCGGCGCGCGACCCGTTTTGGCGCGGGCGGGCACTGCACGTCCCCTACCCGCTTGACGAAGCGGTGATGGACAAGGCCGCGCGCGGCTTCCTGGGCACGCACGACTTTGCCGGGTTCCGCGCGGCCGGCAGCGACGTAAAAGACACCGTGCGCACCGTTTTCCACTCCGGCGTACAGCGGGATGGCGACCTGGTGCTGTTTCGCGTGCGGGCGGACGGTTTTTTGTATAATATGGTGCGCATCATGGTCGGCACGCTGCTCTATACGGCGCAGGACAAACTGCAGCCGGCAGACATTCTCGCCGTAATCGACTCGCGCGACCGCACGGCTGCCGGCCCCACCGCGCCCGCCCACGGGCTCTACTTGAATCGCGTGTTTTACGACGAAACCGGCTGGCCTGCGGAATAA